The region TGGCAGGCGCAAGCAGGAATAAAATCTTATCTGCAGCTGCCGGGATAATAAGTTCCTTTTGTACCATCTTCAGCATGTCGGCCGGCACCTGCAACCACCCGAATTTACCTGTTTCGGTTGGGCCTAAGCGATTTTGAATGAACGCGCTAACCTTACGCTCGGCATAAACGCCAACCATTGTAAAAAGGCCTACAAAAACGAACAGACCTATTGCTACAATAAAATATGTAAGGTAAAACTCCAAGGCGTTTGCTTTAGCGTGCAAACTTACTAAATGAGCAGGATAGTTGACTGTTTTGGTAGGGGTTTTTTAGTAGTGGTAATTAGCGCCGGGAAGACTGCTTTGTTCTTCGCAACGACGATGTAGTATTGATTATTCTACCACTACTCACATCCCACACTTACATCAACGCTCTCGCTTTTTACTTCTTCGCCAAAGAACAACGAGGCGTGGTGATTAAACTCGGCAGTATCGTCTATAGTGGTGTAGAAGGTGCGGGTACCTGCCTTGCTCAGCCTAGTCTCCATTTCCGGGTGGCGTTTAAGATAATCCACCAAGCTGGCAGCTACTATGCCGCCTTGCGCTACTACATTAACGTTTGCCGGCAAATGCGCTTTTATTTTTTCCTGCAGCAAGGGGTAATGGGTGCAGGCGAGTAATATAGTGTCTATATCAGCCGACTGTTTACGCAACTGATCCAGATAAAGTTGTACGTAATGGTCGGCACCCGGCTTGTCGTACTCACCGTTCTCTATTAACGGTACCCATAATGGGCAGGCCTGCTGATATACTTTCAATTCGGGAAAGAAATGCTCTATCTCTAACAGGTACGATCCGCTTTGCACCGTGCCCTTTGTGCCTAGCACGCCAATATTGCGGCTTTGCGTGTAGTTGCCTATCACTTCTGCCGTAGGGCGTATTACACCCAATACCCG is a window of Mucilaginibacter terrenus DNA encoding:
- the murI gene encoding glutamate racemase; translation: MANSSPLGIFDSGIGGLTVFRSIVEQLPGYDYLYLGDNGRAPYGNRSFATIHQYTWECVQWMFKQGCPLVILACNTASAKALRTIQQQDLSAQHADKRVLGVIRPTAEVIGNYTQSRNIGVLGTKGTVQSGSYLLEIEHFFPELKVYQQACPLWVPLIENGEYDKPGADHYVQLYLDQLRKQSADIDTILLACTHYPLLQEKIKAHLPANVNVVAQGGIVAASLVDYLKRHPEMETRLSKAGTRTFYTTIDDTAEFNHHASLFFGEEVKSESVDVSVGCE